In the Populus trichocarpa isolate Nisqually-1 chromosome 1, P.trichocarpa_v4.1, whole genome shotgun sequence genome, one interval contains:
- the LOC7485086 gene encoding transcription termination factor MTERF9, chloroplastic isoform X2, protein MAVCSVYPLNPNLLSHSLALSLSHHSHAYWSVESVSRIRRNGRKGSMTVRVLSTHSNAKILNPKRKSRYGHTFSLYDTDIGLDDWLLDDEFAEPVDFEVDGKKRVNSQKKTSTREGGQRLFNSRTSKNTREKSMVGNFYGTKTRTKEADSSDINGQGKLMTGKSTEDRYPKLSEEIDLDEKWLPLLDYLSTFGLKESHFIQIYERHMPSLQINVCSARERLEYLQSIGVKHRDIKRILLRQPQILEYTVESNLKSHTAFLIGLGIPNSRIGQIIAAAPSLFSYSVENSLKPTVRYMVEEVGIDEKNIGKVVQLSPQILVQRIDVSWNTRYLFLSRELGASRDSVVKMVTKHPQLLHYSIDDGFIPRINFLRSIGMHNGDILKVLTSLTQVLSLSLEDNLKPKYKYLINELRNECAVMIHCV, encoded by the exons ATGGCAGTTTGTTCTGTTTATCCATTAAACCCTAATCTCCTCTCTCACTCTCTTGCTCTTTCTCTTTCCCATCATTCTCATGCTTACTGGAGTGTAGAATCAGTGAGCAGAATAAGAAGAAATGGCAGAAAAGGCAGTATGACTGTTAGGGTTTTATCCACCCATTCAAATGCCAAGATTCTCAACCCTAAACGAAAATCACGCTACGGCCACACCTTCAGTCTCTATGATACTGATATCGGTCTCGATGATTGGTTGCTGGAT GATGAATTTGCAGAGCCTGTGGATTTTGAAGTCGATGGAAAGAAAAGAGTTAATTCACAGAAGAAAACAAGTACCAGAGAAG GTGGCCAGAGATTATTCAATTCGAGAACTAGCAAGAACACTCGGGAAAAGAGTATGGTTGGAAACTTCTATGGTACTAAAACTAGAACAAAAGAAGCGGATTCCTCTGACATTAATGGACAAGGAAAG CTAATGACAGGGAAATCTACTGAGGACAGATATCCAAAGCTATCTGAAGAAATAGATTTGGATGAAAAGTGGCTCCCCCTTTTGGATTACCTAAGCACGTTTGGGCTGAAGGAATCACACTTTATCCAAATCTATGAGAGGCACATGCCATCACTCCAAATAAATGTATGTTCTGCACGGGAGAGGTTGGAGTACCTGCAGAGTATTGGCGTCAAACACagagatataaaaagaatacttTTGAGGCAACCGCAAATTCTAGAATATACAGTGGAGAGTAATTTGAAGTCTCATACTGCTTTCTTGATTGGTTTAGGTATTCCAAATTCCAGAATAGGGCAGATAATTGCTGCTGCTCCATCTCTATTTTCTTATAGTGTTGAGAATTCTCTAAAACCCACAGTTAGATATATGGTTGAGGAGGTTggaattgatgaaaaaaatataggaaaagtTGTGCAGCTGAGCCCTCAAATCCTGGTTCAGCGGATTGATGTATCATGGAATACTCGCTATCTTTTTCTATCCAGGGAGCTGGGAGCATCCAGGGATAGCGTAGTAAAGATGGTAACAAAACATCCTCAGCTCCTTCATTACAGCATTGATGATGGATTTATCCCAAGGATCAATTTCCTGAGGAGTATCGGAATGCATAATGGTGACATCTTGAAAGTCTTGACCAGCCTTACACAG GTATTGTCTCTGTCACTGGAAGACAATCTAAAGCCAAAGTACAAGTATTTGATCAATGAACTTCGTAATGAG TGTGCCGTGATGATACATTGTGTCTGA
- the LOC7485086 gene encoding transcription termination factor MTERF9, chloroplastic isoform X1: MAVCSVYPLNPNLLSHSLALSLSHHSHAYWSVESVSRIRRNGRKGSMTVRVLSTHSNAKILNPKRKSRYGHTFSLYDTDIGLDDWLLDDEFAEPVDFEVDGKKRVNSQKKTSTREGGQRLFNSRTSKNTREKSMVGNFYGTKTRTKEADSSDINGQGKLMTGKSTEDRYPKLSEEIDLDEKWLPLLDYLSTFGLKESHFIQIYERHMPSLQINVCSARERLEYLQSIGVKHRDIKRILLRQPQILEYTVESNLKSHTAFLIGLGIPNSRIGQIIAAAPSLFSYSVENSLKPTVRYMVEEVGIDEKNIGKVVQLSPQILVQRIDVSWNTRYLFLSRELGASRDSVVKMVTKHPQLLHYSIDDGFIPRINFLRSIGMHNGDILKVLTSLTQVLSLSLEDNLKPKYKYLINELRNEVQSLTKYPTYLSLSLDQRIRPRHRFLVALKKAPKGPFPLSSFVPTDESFCQQWAGTSVDKYLAFRQQLLLKEFAKKYEKRGVP, translated from the exons ATGGCAGTTTGTTCTGTTTATCCATTAAACCCTAATCTCCTCTCTCACTCTCTTGCTCTTTCTCTTTCCCATCATTCTCATGCTTACTGGAGTGTAGAATCAGTGAGCAGAATAAGAAGAAATGGCAGAAAAGGCAGTATGACTGTTAGGGTTTTATCCACCCATTCAAATGCCAAGATTCTCAACCCTAAACGAAAATCACGCTACGGCCACACCTTCAGTCTCTATGATACTGATATCGGTCTCGATGATTGGTTGCTGGAT GATGAATTTGCAGAGCCTGTGGATTTTGAAGTCGATGGAAAGAAAAGAGTTAATTCACAGAAGAAAACAAGTACCAGAGAAG GTGGCCAGAGATTATTCAATTCGAGAACTAGCAAGAACACTCGGGAAAAGAGTATGGTTGGAAACTTCTATGGTACTAAAACTAGAACAAAAGAAGCGGATTCCTCTGACATTAATGGACAAGGAAAG CTAATGACAGGGAAATCTACTGAGGACAGATATCCAAAGCTATCTGAAGAAATAGATTTGGATGAAAAGTGGCTCCCCCTTTTGGATTACCTAAGCACGTTTGGGCTGAAGGAATCACACTTTATCCAAATCTATGAGAGGCACATGCCATCACTCCAAATAAATGTATGTTCTGCACGGGAGAGGTTGGAGTACCTGCAGAGTATTGGCGTCAAACACagagatataaaaagaatacttTTGAGGCAACCGCAAATTCTAGAATATACAGTGGAGAGTAATTTGAAGTCTCATACTGCTTTCTTGATTGGTTTAGGTATTCCAAATTCCAGAATAGGGCAGATAATTGCTGCTGCTCCATCTCTATTTTCTTATAGTGTTGAGAATTCTCTAAAACCCACAGTTAGATATATGGTTGAGGAGGTTggaattgatgaaaaaaatataggaaaagtTGTGCAGCTGAGCCCTCAAATCCTGGTTCAGCGGATTGATGTATCATGGAATACTCGCTATCTTTTTCTATCCAGGGAGCTGGGAGCATCCAGGGATAGCGTAGTAAAGATGGTAACAAAACATCCTCAGCTCCTTCATTACAGCATTGATGATGGATTTATCCCAAGGATCAATTTCCTGAGGAGTATCGGAATGCATAATGGTGACATCTTGAAAGTCTTGACCAGCCTTACACAG GTATTGTCTCTGTCACTGGAAGACAATCTAAAGCCAAAGTACAAGTATTTGATCAATGAACTTCGTAATGAGGTGCAATCCTTGACCAAATACCCTACGTACTTAAGCTTGTCTTTAGACCAGAGAATTCGCCCTCGCCATAGGTTCTTGGTTGCCTTAAAGAAAGCTCCGAAGGGGCCGTTTCCTCTTAGTTCATTTGTTCCAACTGATGAAAGCTTTTGTCAGCAGTGGGCTGGAACTAGTGTAGATAAATATTTGGCTTTTCGGCAACAATTGCTACTAAAAGAGTTCGCTAAGAAATATGAAAAACGAGG TGTGCCGTGA